The proteins below are encoded in one region of Passer domesticus isolate bPasDom1 chromosome 22, bPasDom1.hap1, whole genome shotgun sequence:
- the TNFRSF18 gene encoding tumor necrosis factor receptor superfamily member 18 isoform X2: MAPGRVWLLLALLAGHGARPGRAGQCQDGELRTLWGGGTKCCPKCTWKGESPTACQAAQDRDCKCPQGHGCATEPCLFCRRLPQCQPGWELGRRGLVDFEFECKRCRNGTYSSSRNSWCRNWTDCESSGFVTLREGNSTHNAVCSLPARAPEPARVAPGLPSSAVLAVLVAVALFVLVLLSFLLHFCIWSLRGHRDRDSHSKLRHGGADSLPTFPRLLLQGEESYSIQFPEEEHGDKSEDRDRDKERVASSKPGFGIVTFTRKLGDPPLNPNILKSRNIGRAPFNSVLVPIDSIGIFGDFNGISLFSPPFLAPGCAQLPPSSPSSRQPWICPDWLDWL; encoded by the exons atGGCCCCGGGCCGggtgtggctgctgctggcgctgctggcCGGGCACggggcgcggccgggccgggccgggcagtgcCAGGACGGGGAGCTCAGGACGCtgtggggaggtggcaccaagTGCTGCCCCAAGTGCACCTGGAAGGGAG AGAGCCCCACGGCCTGCCAGGCGGCGCAGGACCGCGACTGCaaatgtccccagggccacGGCTGTGCCACCGAGCCCTGCCTGTTCTGCAGGAGactgccccagtgccagccgggctgggagctgggcaggagag gactggtggATTTCGAGTTTGAGTGCAAACGCTGCAGGAACGGCACCtactccagcagcaggaacagctggtGCCGCAACTGGACCGA CTGCGAGAGCAGCGGCTTCGTCACCCTGCGGGAGGGGAACAGCACCCACAACGCGGTGTGCAGCCTGCCGGCCAGAGCCCCGGAGCCAG CGCGGGTAGCGCCGGGGCTCCCGTCCAGCGCGGTCCTGGCCGTGCTGGTGGCCGTGGCGCTCTtcgtgctggtgctgctctcGTTCCTGCTGCACTTCTGCATCTGGAGCCTGCgcgggcacagggacagggacagccacagcaaaCTGCGGCACGGCG GCGCAGATTCCCTCCCCACCTTCCCgcggctgctgctccagggggaGGAATCCTACAGCATCCAGTTCCCGGAGGAGGAGCACGGTGACAAGAGCgaggaccgggaccgggacaaGGAGAGGGT ggccAGCAGCAAACCCGGATTTGGAATCGTCACTTTTACTCGAAAACTGGGAGATCCTCCCTTAAATCCCAATATTCTGAAATCCAGGAATATTGGAAGAGCCCCCTTCAACTCCGTGCTTGTTCCTATCGATTctattgggatttttggggattttaatgggatttcccttttctccccacCTTTCCTGGCACCTGGCTGCGCGCAGCTTCCCCCCTCGTCTCCCTCCTCCCGGCAGCCCTGGATCTGCCCTGACTGGTTGGACTGGTTGTAA
- the TNFRSF18 gene encoding tumor necrosis factor receptor superfamily member 18 isoform X1, producing MKDNFWDPFSREKSLIPWEYEGQFLGSPCPRPFPVSGSAASPFSLGTGVPLGWEFPWDGKSSINPFPAAESPTACQAAQDRDCKCPQGHGCATEPCLFCRRLPQCQPGWELGRRGLVDFEFECKRCRNGTYSSSRNSWCRNWTDCESSGFVTLREGNSTHNAVCSLPARAPEPARVAPGLPSSAVLAVLVAVALFVLVLLSFLLHFCIWSLRGHRDRDSHSKLRHGGADSLPTFPRLLLQGEESYSIQFPEEEHGDKSEDRDRDKERVASSKPGFGIVTFTRKLGDPPLNPNILKSRNIGRAPFNSVLVPIDSIGIFGDFNGISLFSPPFLAPGCAQLPPSSPSSRQPWICPDWLDWL from the exons ATGAAGGACAATTTTTGGGATCCCTTTTCCCGGGAAAAGTCTCTCATTCCCTGGGAATATGAAGGACAATTTTTGGGATCCCCTtgccccagacccttccccgtgtctggaagtgctgcctctcccttttccctgggaacagGAGTTCCTTTGGGATGGGAATTCCCTTGGGATGGGAAGAGCAGCATTAACCCCTTCCCTGCCGCAGAGAGCCCCACGGCCTGCCAGGCGGCGCAGGACCGCGACTGCaaatgtccccagggccacGGCTGTGCCACCGAGCCCTGCCTGTTCTGCAGGAGactgccccagtgccagccgggctgggagctgggcaggagag gactggtggATTTCGAGTTTGAGTGCAAACGCTGCAGGAACGGCACCtactccagcagcaggaacagctggtGCCGCAACTGGACCGA CTGCGAGAGCAGCGGCTTCGTCACCCTGCGGGAGGGGAACAGCACCCACAACGCGGTGTGCAGCCTGCCGGCCAGAGCCCCGGAGCCAG CGCGGGTAGCGCCGGGGCTCCCGTCCAGCGCGGTCCTGGCCGTGCTGGTGGCCGTGGCGCTCTtcgtgctggtgctgctctcGTTCCTGCTGCACTTCTGCATCTGGAGCCTGCgcgggcacagggacagggacagccacagcaaaCTGCGGCACGGCG GCGCAGATTCCCTCCCCACCTTCCCgcggctgctgctccagggggaGGAATCCTACAGCATCCAGTTCCCGGAGGAGGAGCACGGTGACAAGAGCgaggaccgggaccgggacaaGGAGAGGGT ggccAGCAGCAAACCCGGATTTGGAATCGTCACTTTTACTCGAAAACTGGGAGATCCTCCCTTAAATCCCAATATTCTGAAATCCAGGAATATTGGAAGAGCCCCCTTCAACTCCGTGCTTGTTCCTATCGATTctattgggatttttggggattttaatgggatttcccttttctccccacCTTTCCTGGCACCTGGCTGCGCGCAGCTTCCCCCCTCGTCTCCCTCCTCCCGGCAGCCCTGGATCTGCCCTGACTGGTTGGACTGGTTGTAA